tcttttttttttaaaattacctttttgtCAACACTAAATGGGACGCTTACCTTAATAGAGCTTACAGTCATCCGTTCACTGGCACAAGTTCTTACATATTTTATCAgcaaaaacatttgttttctgtgttaaGCTACAGCTGTAGTAGAGTGTGTTGACTGTAAACATGTTTCTGTCAAAACGATGCAGAATTCAAGTAACAGCTGGAGTAATTACAGCTTAACAACAAAGCTCAGTGAGGTGCAGTAACTCCCTGCACACCAGCTCAGACTCTGCAGCCAACATAAGCTACCACACAGCTCACATGAAACAGGTTTCTTATCTCCTTTTTATCCCACATCTGCACTCGGGCACAGTGTTACACAGTGTGTCAGTGACTGAGTCATTCATGGCAACTCCACTGTGTTTCCAAGCCTCAGTGAACAGCCACATCTCCTGATGTTGGCAAGGGCAGTTTTCCTCAGCAAATCCAGTCTCAGGGTCACCTGGATTTTGTTAGGAGTCCTGCTGGCTTGGATACTTACACTGAGAAAACTGGCTGGAATTGGCTGGTTCAGGActttcagctgcagcctctggagaTGATGAGCTGACACTTGGCTCCTGGTACAAGTCTGCAGGCTGCactaaatacaaaaataagTGAAGGGTTAAGgcatttcttcaaaatgtaCACAGGAAGAATTTAAGCTTCTAAAGGTAAATACACCTTAAATAAAACCAGCTACTGGTTCAAgtacaaaacaagaaattgcttttttttggaTTGTATAAATTACAAAGGGCGTGTAGGCAAACATTTTTACCCAAAATAACAAAGCACTCTACGCTGGTGTGGTCAGAAGGGAACTGTCAGAAGAGTGAGATGGGTAAAGCAGTTTGATTGTTCTATGCAGATAAAGCAGTTTCTGTCTTAAAAATTCTTagtgttatttttttgctgAGTAGCgtgtttcttgttttatttgcaCATGAAAATATTGCACAtaagcacaaatatttttaatctgtttcctAGATCCACTATCtttaagaaaaagatttcaaaatcaGGAAAACTCACCTGGTGGTGGGAGTTGCTGAGCATAATTCTCCAAGAGTAAAGTTTCCAATTTTCTCTTAAGATCTTCCACAGCACTTTTGACAACATTAAGCTTCTCATCGagtataattttattaattcttgaAGGTGAGCCTCCATACCTCTGCCTCACAGATATGTCACTCTAATTATGACAAAATAACAAGGGAAAGATGTAAACAACAGCAGTAATTTCAACTCACAGATCAGATATAAGTGGAAAAAGCAGTGATCTCTCCAAGCATCTTATTCTTTGTATCAAAAGTTCCCTTTATAGGACAGTTACCTCAGCAAACCAACCTGAAATCTTACAGGAAATAGGGAAGGatattcttatttaaaaaaagaagtgtcttccctaagaaaacagaaaacgtgactgatttttctttatacATATATTACAATTTCCATAAGTATTCATtcatatgaaaacaaaagttcattttttttcaacttcctTCTTCCAGAACTGAAACCGAAAGTTTGAAAATGTCTTAGTGTGAGGAAAGGGTAAGCTTTGTCTGCCTTAACTTAGAAATTGTGGAAATCTACATCTGAAGTTGCTCTCTTTGTGTGTACAGTCTGTAGGAGgaaacagcctggaaaaaatCTACTTGTGAATTGCACTCCCAGGCAGTGTCTTTCTCAGTACCTTTTCTCCTGTGGATTTCTGACCCCAAACTCTCCCTGCTGACAGCACTGTCCATGGACTGGCATCATTGTCTGTGGTGCAGTGGGGACCTCAAAGGGGCTCTGAACACATTCAGCTATCCCAGACATCGAGCTTGAGACTTTCTACTCCAATTCCGCCACTTCATTTCATCACTTACAGGTTGGGCTTTGATGTCTGTGAGCTGGTGAATAGTCTCTTCAAttttctgctgagcagctttTTGCTCTTGTTCAATCAACACCAGTGTGTTTCTCTCCTGTCTTTCAACATATTCCTTCATGCAACAGAAATCTTTAATAATCTGGCTTTTGATCTGAGATGTATATtcctgaaaggcagaaaataggGAGTTCATTGTGTGGTTAGGAAAGATGCAGAGAATATGAGATTTAGTGCCCCATCTAATGTGCACTTGGACTGACCCCTGCAGACCAGAACTTTAttcaaaggaataaaatatatctGACACTATCCTGCATTACATGCAGTGAGATTTGGGGCAGTAAAAACAGAATTGTGacagaaatgaaggaaacaaaaaggcagattcctgctctgagctggaatCAATCACATCTCCAGCCCAGAACAGTGGAAACAGAAAGTTTCTGTAGGTGATGAATGTACAATGTGTACCTTTGCTTTATCGAGATCTTTTCTTAACAGGTGGATGGTCTCTGCTGTTATTTCTTGTTGCTTGGAGCTCTCCCATATCTCTTCCTCCTTTAAAGTGACACATTGGACAATTTATCTATATAAACCTCAGAGAAAGCATGACTGGGTTAAGCAGCAGGGTAATAAAAACTCCCTACATCACTGACAATGGACTGGTTGAGGAGGTGCCCGAAAGACACAATTCTGAGTAGGAATAATCACAACGAAATCAACACCAACAGTCACCAATTAATGACATGTTCAACTGTAATTGTGAGCTTCAATATGCTCTTAGCTCCACTGAGCAAGATACGTAAGTGCTGCGATAGTGAGGGTCAACACATTTTTctcatggcctcctctgggagTCGTTTTGAGCAGAGCCCAGAAGATGAACCTGTCCCATTCTGTGCTGTGAAGCCGggtggagctgcagcactgtcTAATAACGTTATGTGTCCTTCCGGCACTCTCCAACGCAATGCTGATGCAATAAATTAACACTCAGCACAAGGAAGTCACTTAGTACTATTATGCATGAACTGAGTATGTGCAGTTATTAGTTGTTCTAACTCAGCTATGCAGCTCTCAATGTGTCAGACAGCAGCAATGAGCCCCACACCCTGTGTCAGGTGAACCCATCTGTCCCGTGTGTTACTGTGCCGTGGGATGGAGCCCGGGCTGTGGCGAGGGTGCTGTCCCAGAATGTCGCGGGCAGCAGGCCCTGGGTACCGGGGGAATGTCCCTGGGTATCGGGGGAATGTCCCGGGGATGTCCCGGGGGATGTCAGCCCGGAACGTCCCGCCGTGTCGCGGGGTGAAGCTCCTGGTGTCGCGGACGGAGCCCCGGGCTGCCCGCGGCCGTACCTGCTCCCCAGGTGTCTGCGCTGCCGAGCTCCGGCcgtggcaggcagcagctgcgAAGGGTGCCGGCCCCTGCTCCGTCTCCAGCCCCTCGGCGATGTCCCGCGGGAGCAGGCCGAGCAGCGCGGCCAGCTCGCGGTTGGGCCGCAGGTGCCGGGGCTCGAAGGCGCGGCGGCAGAGCGGGCagggggcgcggggccggcccgCGCAGTACCGCACGATGCAGCCCCGGCAGAAGCTGTGGCCGCAGCCCGACAGCCGCACGGGCTCGGCGaacagctgcaggcagcaggagcagtgcagcTCCAGGACGCGCTGCAGCCGCTCCAGCTCGATGAGCACAGCCAtggccgggcccggggcggagcgcggcgcCCGCCGAGTTTCGCTTTCCCCGGGCTCCTCCTCCGGGGCAGAGGGTGTGCCGCTGCGGGCCcgctgtgctctgctctgggctgctgtgcccccCTCTGCCCCGCTCCGGGCCCGCTctgccccgctctgccccgctctgccccgctcTGCCCCTCTCCGggctcccctgccctgctccggGCTCCCCTGCCCCGCTCTGTcccc
The sequence above is a segment of the Sylvia atricapilla isolate bSylAtr1 chromosome 18, bSylAtr1.pri, whole genome shotgun sequence genome. Coding sequences within it:
- the RNF135 gene encoding E3 ubiquitin-protein ligase RNF135 is translated as MAVLIELERLQRVLELHCSCCLQLFAEPVRLSGCGHSFCRGCIVRYCAGRPRAPCPLCRRAFEPRHLRPNRELAALLGLLPRDIAEGLETEQGPAPFAAAACHGRSSAAQTPGEQEEEIWESSKQQEITAETIHLLRKDLDKAKEYTSQIKSQIIKDFCCMKEYVERQERNTLVLIEQEQKAAQQKIEETIHQLTDIKAQPSDISVRQRYGGSPSRINKIILDEKLNVVKSAVEDLKRKLETLLLENYAQQLPPPVQPADLYQEPSVSSSSPEAAAESPEPANSSQFSQWAADVTFDPSRVHKHLALTAQNRRVVVSSQLTTYQPSPKRFCISQVMCSQGFSTGCHYWEVITEDSDGWAVGVAQEMIGKRDKLGRTEHSWCVEWLGPKKQLSAWHKDQETLLHKDKPLKVGVFLELQKKTVSFYSIADQEMLLHTFEVSVSNPLYPAFWLYTLESNGSLTLSQPNRR